The Methylocella silvestris BL2 DNA segment CGGCTGAAACGGGCCTCGCGTCAGGACCAAGGGTGTTGATGCGGTCGTCCCGGCGCAGGCGCGGCGCCCAGGCGATCTCCAATGACGTATCGAAGATCCCGTTCTCTGGGTCGGTGACGCGATCAAATTCAAGATGGGTCACCGCCTTGTCCGAAAGCTCGAACTGGCGCGCCACCGCCAGGATAATATGCTCAAGGTCAGTCAGCCCGTTCTGTAGCGCAAGACGGCGGTTTTCGCCGGAAAGCTCCAGTCCGGTCTGAACATTCTTGTCCTCCCAGTAATACGCCACCCTGAAACCAGCGCCGACCGACAAGATGACGCCGATCACGCCGATGATAAGAACCGGCAGGACACGCGCCGCCCATCGCGCGCCATATTGTCTTGTCGTTGTCAAGGCGCTCCGAACGCGGCGGCCAAATCCATAGGACGCATCAAGCCATCTCATGGGTTTCCTCCTTCGATCATTGCCGTGGGGCGGGGCGCTCTTCGTCGGCCTTGTCCGTCGATGGGGTCGGCTCGCCGCTCTCCGCCGCGGGCGCGAGCGCGCCCCGACGCAGCATTTCCGCGGCCTGCGCAGCCGGCGCCGGACGGCCAAAGTAGTAGCCCTGGATACGTCGGCATCTTGAGGCCATGAGAAATTCGGCCTGGCCCGCGGTCTCGACGCCTTCGGCGATGACTTCGATACCGAGTTCGCGCGCGAGTCCAATCGTCGCCCGCACGATGGTCGCGCTGCGCGGGTCAGAGGGCAGGCGACTGACGAATTCCCGCGCGATCTTGATGCGGTCGACGCGATAATCGCGCAAATATTCGAGCGAGGAATAGCCGGTGCCGAAGTCGTCGATCGCGATTCGCACGCCGAGCGCGCGCAAGCGATCAATCGCGCTGACTTGCGCCTGGACTGTTTGCATGAGCACGGTTTCGGTGAGCTCGAGCTCGATAGTCGTTGGATCAAAGCCGCCCACAGCGAGGGCCTGCGCCAGATGTTGTTCGAAATCGAATTCGACGGCAAGCTGCGCTGCGGAGAGATTGACCGCCATGATCGGTGGATTGATTCCTTCGGCGCGCCAGATCCGGAGCTGCCGGCACACCTCGGTCAACACCCATCGGCCAATTGGGGTGATCAATCCCATCTTCTCGGCAAGAGGGATGAAGAGGCCCGGCCCGAGCAGGCCGCGTGTGGGATGATTCCAGCGCAGCAACGCCTCAACCCCTGTGATGACGCCTGACGGCAATTCGACCTGCGGCTGGTAGTAGAGTTCGAGTTCGCCTCGCTCGATCGCCGCGTGAAGGTCCTCGATCACGCTCACACGGTCGCGCATGGCAAGATCGAGCGCCTCGGAATAGAAGCGGCACTGGTTGCGCCCCACATCCTTCGCTTCGTAAACTGCGACGTCCGCCTCTCTCATCAGATCTTCGGCCTTCGTCATCACGGATCGATAGATCGAGACGCCGATGCTTGTCGTGATATGAATCTCGGCCGCGCCGATATCGAAGGGCGCGGCCGTCAAACCGCAAATCGAGGTCGCGTAATTCGCAACCTCGGCGGGATCGGCAAGATTGGTGAGAACCACAGCAAACTTGTCGCCCCCAATGCGAGCAAACAGATCCCCCTCACGCAAACCGCCGCTCAGCCGCGCCGCCACCGCCTTCAGCAGCGCATCGCCAATCGAATGGCCGAGCGTCGCGTTGATATCCTTGAAGCGATCAAGATCGAGGTAAAGGAAGGCGAACGGATTGGCGCCGCGTTTCGCCGCCGCAAACACTTCCGAGAGCTCTTGCAGGAACGCCGCGCGATTGGGTAGACCGGTGAGGAGATCCGTGTAGGCTAAGCGAGTCATCTCCGTTTTGGCCATCCCGGCGGCGTCCGTCGTCGCCTCGAGAGTTTGCGCGCGGGTGATCGCGGCGGCGATAAGTTCTGCAAGCGCGCGAAGGGCGTCGCTGTCGACCGCCGACCACGCGCGTTCCGCGCTGCAATCGTCGACCCCTAGGGCTCCCCAGCATTTCCCTTCCACGAACACTGGCGCCACGAGAAATGAGAGAACGCCGCGGGAGTCGAGAAGACGCCTGGCGGGCTCATCGGCCTCCCGCGTAATAATCGCCTCAGTCTCTCCTTCGGAGAGAGACGCAAGCGAAAGAGATGAAACTTTGATTGCTGCGGGGCGCGAGGCAATTTGCGCTTCGAGCATCGGCGGAATACCCGGGGCGCTCCATCCGTAGCGCGCCGGCCTTAAAAGACTCGCATCGGTCGCGCTATCGCGCTCGTACAATTGGACGCGGCTCACGCCCATGGACCGGCCGGCAAGCTCAAGCAGTTTTGGGACCGATCGATCGAAATCCAAGGAACGCAGGAGTTCAGTGGCGCCAGCGGCGACAATCTTGAGGCTCTGGTTGGCCCGACGCAATTCGCTTTCGGCCAGCTTGCGCTCGGCGATTTCTTTTTCGACGTCGACCGTCCATGACTCCCTTGCGATTTTACGCCGAACGCGGGAGGCGATCCACCGATTGACGTTAAGGCCTGCAATCCCGACCAGCGCGGCGAATGCCGCCAGGAGAAGGGCTGCCGAGATTGATGTCGGATCAGATCGGATGAGGAAGGCAAGGATCACGGGCAGAACGGCCGGCGCGACAAAGGCGACAAGCGCAGGCAGATAGGCTGAATTGCTGATGACCGCGCCGGCCATCACGCCGGCCAACATAAGGGCTATGAAAGCATGATACGCCGGATCGGGCGTCAACAAGATAACCGATCCGGCTAGCGCCCAAAGGCAACCCGTCGCAGCGGCGCCGAAAACAAACCGACGGCCCCAGCCACCGGCTGCTTCAACTGACTGCAGCTCATGTTTGTAGCGCCAGCGGTCGAAGATTCGCGCTGAGATGACGATGCAGAATAGCCCAACCCATGCGGCGAGAACCCACGCCGGAAAAATCGGCTGCAATATGAAAGCGCAAAGCAAAGCCGCGACCGCATTGATCGCCAGGATCGCAGGCGTCCGGTAGAGGATCCGAACCTGTTCGCGGAGCGCCTCCATTTCCAGCGCGGCCGGATCGGATGCGCGTGACTGCTCCATCGTGACGTCTCCGCTATCCGCAGCATGACGTCTGTCGTCGACGCATATTCTCCGGCTCTAGGTCGCTTCAGCGGTGAAGCAACCTCCAAAACCAAACGCGCAGGCCCCGTCCGAGACGTTCGCCCGCGTTACATTGC contains these protein-coding regions:
- a CDS encoding putative bifunctional diguanylate cyclase/phosphodiesterase, which gives rise to MEQSRASDPAALEMEALREQVRILYRTPAILAINAVAALLCAFILQPIFPAWVLAAWVGLFCIVISARIFDRWRYKHELQSVEAAGGWGRRFVFGAAATGCLWALAGSVILLTPDPAYHAFIALMLAGVMAGAVISNSAYLPALVAFVAPAVLPVILAFLIRSDPTSISAALLLAAFAALVGIAGLNVNRWIASRVRRKIARESWTVDVEKEIAERKLAESELRRANQSLKIVAAGATELLRSLDFDRSVPKLLELAGRSMGVSRVQLYERDSATDASLLRPARYGWSAPGIPPMLEAQIASRPAAIKVSSLSLASLSEGETEAIITREADEPARRLLDSRGVLSFLVAPVFVEGKCWGALGVDDCSAERAWSAVDSDALRALAELIAAAITRAQTLEATTDAAGMAKTEMTRLAYTDLLTGLPNRAAFLQELSEVFAAAKRGANPFAFLYLDLDRFKDINATLGHSIGDALLKAVAARLSGGLREGDLFARIGGDKFAVVLTNLADPAEVANYATSICGLTAAPFDIGAAEIHITTSIGVSIYRSVMTKAEDLMREADVAVYEAKDVGRNQCRFYSEALDLAMRDRVSVIEDLHAAIERGELELYYQPQVELPSGVITGVEALLRWNHPTRGLLGPGLFIPLAEKMGLITPIGRWVLTEVCRQLRIWRAEGINPPIMAVNLSAAQLAVEFDFEQHLAQALAVGGFDPTTIELELTETVLMQTVQAQVSAIDRLRALGVRIAIDDFGTGYSSLEYLRDYRVDRIKIAREFVSRLPSDPRSATIVRATIGLARELGIEVIAEGVETAGQAEFLMASRCRRIQGYYFGRPAPAAQAAEMLRRGALAPAAESGEPTPSTDKADEERPAPRQ